The following are from one region of the Zonotrichia leucophrys gambelii isolate GWCS_2022_RI chromosome 1A, RI_Zleu_2.0, whole genome shotgun sequence genome:
- the USP44 gene encoding ubiquitin carboxyl-terminal hydrolase 44 has product MDKCKHVGRLRLAQDHSILNPQKWHCMDCNTTESVWACLSCSHVACGRYIEEHALKHFEESSHPVALEVNELYVFCYLCDDYVLNDNATGDLKLLRSTLSAIKSQNYECTTRSGRTLRSTGTGDDSYLAHGGAQATLRNEDRMFTALWHRRRAVLGKVFRSWLELTPTGKRILEEERRQEEAELKKDEARKRRQERKRELKAEMEKMPPRKSSRLQNQIRMSSKPEPCPQRTSQNMEFLAQLEETYTSEELRLKKISDSPIKRRPTVTPGVTGLRNLGNTCYMNSVLQVLSHLLIFRECFLKLDLNQTQELLATATNGKTRSSSKHLSIAASTLHVNENQEKVKGSYSMRRPSLSSGLSGGASKSMELIQPREPSSKHISLCHELHTLFQVMWSGKWALVSPFAMLHSVWRLIPAFRGYAQQDAQEFLCELLDKVQQELETTGTRYPALIPASQRKLIKQVLNVVNSIFHGQLLSQVTCLACDNKSNTIEPFWDLSLEFPERYHCNGKEMSSQYPCLLTEMLAKFTETEALEGKIYACDQCNTKRRKFSSKPVILTEAQKQLMVCRLPQVLRLHLKRFRWSGRNHREKIGVHVSFEQMLNMEPYCCRESLKSLLPDCFIYDLSAVVMHHGKGFGSGHYTAYCYNSEGGFWVHCNDSKLNMCTMEEVCKAQAYILFYSQRLTQANGHGRVPCPRTAESQQHTELAGSSMDNSSS; this is encoded by the exons ATGGATAAGTGTAAGCACGTGGGACGTCTGCGCCTGGCCCAGGATCACTCCATCCTCAATCCTCAGAAATGGCATTGCATGGACTGCAACACCACGGAGTCGGTGTGGGCGTGCCTCAGCTGCTCGCACGTGGCGTGTGGCAGGTACATCGAGGAGCACGCACTGAAGCACTTTGAGGAGAGCAGCCACCCCGTGGCGTTGGAGGTGAACGAGCTGTACGTGTTCTGCTATCTGTGCGACGATTACGTGCTCAACGACAACGCCACCGGAGACCTAAAGCTCTTGCGGAGTACGCTGAGCGCGATCAAGAGCCAGAACTATGAGTGCACTACTCGAAGCGGGAGGACTTTGCGTTCCACGGGCACCGGCGATGATTCCTACCTTGCGCACGGCGGCGCCCAAGCCACGCTTCGCAACGAAGACAGGATGTTCACTGCCCTCTGGCACCGACGGCGCGCCGTCCTCGGCAAAGTGTTCCGGTCGTGGCTTGAGTTGACACCTACTGGAAAAAGGATTTTGGAAGAGGAAAGACGTCAAGAAGAAGCAGAGCTAAAAAAGGACGAAGCTAGGAAGAGGAGACAAGAACGAAAGCGTGAGTTGAAAGCAGAGATGGAGAAGATGCCTCCAAGAAAGAGCAGTCGTTTACAAAATCAGATTAGAATGTCCTCAAAACCAGAACCCTGTCCTCAAAGAACATCACAGAACATGGAATTTTTGGCACAGTTGGAAGAAACATATACCTCAGAGGAACTGagattgaaaaaaataagtgaCTCTCCAATTAAACGAAGGCCTACAGTGACTCCTGGAGTAACAGGGCTGAGAAACCTGGGAAACACATGCTATATGAATTCTGTCCTGCAGGTATTAAGCCACTTACTTATTTTTCGAGAATGCTTTTTAAAGCTTGATCTCAACCAAACTCAGGAACTGCTGGCAACAGCAACCAATGGTAAAACAAGATCTTCATCCAAACACCTGTCAATAGCTGCCTCGACATTACACGTGAATGAAAACCAAGAGAAAGTAAAGGGATCATATTCTATGAGGCGGCCTAGTTTATCCTCTGGATTAAGTGGAGGAGCATCAAAAAGTATGGAACTTATTCAGCCCAGGGAGCCCAGTTCAAAACATATTTCTCTCTGTCATGAGTTGCATACTCTATTCCAGGTTATGTGGTCTGGCAAATGGGCACTGGTGTCTCCTTTTGCCATGCTTCATTCTGTGTGGAGACTAATTCCAGCCTTCAGAGGGTATGCCCAACAAGATGCTCAGGAATTTCTCTGTGAACTTTTGGATAAAGTACAGCAGGAACTGGAGACTACAGGGACCAGATACCCAGCTCTCATCCCTGCTTCTCAAAGAAAACTTATAAAGCAGGTTTTGAATGTGGTTAACAGCATTTTTCATGGACAGTTGTTAAGTCAG GTTACATGCCTTGCCTGTGACAATAAATCAAACACCATAGAACCTTTCTGGGACCTGTCCCTGGAGTTTCCTGAGAGGTATCACTGCAATGGCAAGGAGATGTCGTCTCAGTATCCATGTCTGCTGACAGAAATGCTGGCCAAGTTTACAGAAACTGAAGCTTTGGAAGGAAAGATATATGCATGTGATCAGTGCAACA CAAAACGAAGGAAGTTTTCTTCTAAACCAGTTATACTCACAGAAGCTCAGAAGCAGCTTATGGTGTGTCGACTACCTCAGGTTCTCAGATTACACCTTAAACGGTTTAG GTGGTCAGGGCGCAATCACCGTGAGAAGATTGGTGTGCACGTTAGTTTTGAGCAAATGCTGAACATGGAGCCTTATTGCTGCAGGGAATCTCTCAAGTCTCTCCTGCCTGACTGCTTCATCTACGACTTGTCTGCTGTGGTAATGCACCACGGCAAAGGATTTGGCTCAGGGCACTACACTGCCTACTGCTACAATTCTGAAGGAG GATTTTGGGTACACTGCAATGATTCAAAACTCAACATGTGCACTATGGAAGAAGTATGCAAGGCTCAAGCCTACATTTTGTTTTACAGCCAACGACTTACTCAGGCAAATGGACATGGTAGAGTCCCTTGTCCTAGGACAGCTGAAagtcagcagcacacagaattAGCTGGCTCTTCCATGGACAACAGTAGCAGCTAA